The following nucleotide sequence is from Achromobacter spanius.
CAGCGGACAGAATACAAGAATCCGCTCGCGGCAAACGCTATCGTCTTGACGGCGTAGGGGCAAGGCGCCGACATCCCAAGAAAAAACGGGCCCGCAGGCCCGTCCTGGCGCGGCCCAGGCAATTACTTGCCGCGCTTGGCGCCGGGGCCGGCGTCGATCTTGGCTTGCTGGGCCTGCAGCGAATCAATCTGGCGCTGCAAGTCACGCAGTTGCTGGCGCACGTCCTTTTGCTGGTCGGCCAGCGCGGTGGTTTCCTGACGCGATTGTTCCTGGCGCGCCGCCACCTGCTGTTCCTGCTGCATGCGCAAGGCACGGTCGGCCTGCAGCGTGCTGAGCTGCGCGCTGCGGCTGGCCAGCAGCTTTTCGGCATGCGCGTATTCGGCTTGCAGCTTGATGCGCTTGATGTCGACTTCGGCCAGCTCGGCCGACTGCGCGGCAAACGCGCGGTAGGTGGATTCGGCCTGCTTTTCGGACACCGTCTTCAGCACGCGCCAAAAATCCTTTTGCTGGAACAAGGCCACGTAATAAGTCAGGTCTTCGGGCTTGAACAGCAGGCTGGCGCCATACGTGCCGTTATAGGCCGTGCGCAGTTCCGAAACCTGGCGGCTTTGGATGAGATCTTGCAATTCGGCCACCGTGGAAGCCGGTCGCGCGGGCGCGGCCGGGGCGGCGGGCGGGGTTACCGGCTTGGCAGCGGCTTGCGGATCTTCGACCTGCTTGACCGTGGGCCTCGGCGCTTCGGGCTGAGCGCTGGCGCACGCCGCCAAGCCGGACAATGCCGTGCCTAACAGCGCCATGCGTGTGGCGGCACGGATAAATTGGACGTTCATGCCTTCCCCAAAAAAATCGTTGCGGAACTATAGCAATTTATTTCGCTCGCGGCTGATCCGCTTACATTAGCCGCCAGCGGATTGTCGCCCCCTAGGGCCTTCCCCAATTGCGGCAATCAAGATGCCTCGACGACCCCTTCCGCCGTTTCACCCTGGCCACCGCCCAAATGCAGTTTTCGCATCTTTTCCCATAGCACCTTGCGGCTGATGCCCAGCGTGTTGGCGGTGTCCTGGCGGCGCCAGCCGTTGACGTCCAAGGCCGCCAGGATGCGGGCGCGCTCGGCTCGTTCCGCGTCCGTGAACACCGGCGGTTCGCACAGCGTGCTGGGGCCTCCCAAGGCGCCCGCGGCGCGCAGCGGTTCGGCGATCTGGTCAAAAATACGTTCGATGCGGGCCTGGTCCCAGGCCTGGAATTGCCGGCGCATGATGGCCACGCGTTCAGCCACGTTGGACAGCTCGCGCACGTTGCCCGCGTATCGGGTGCGCGCCACACGGTCCAGCAGCCAATCCGGCGGCTCGCCCTCGCCGCCCATGCGTTCGAGCAGCGCGCGAAAAATAGCGATCTTTTCTTCGCCGCCGCGCTGCTCCAGGTTGGGAATGCGCAGTTCGATCACCGCCAGGCGGTAATAGAGGTCCGCGCGGAATTCGTCCTGGCCCACCAGCACGCGCAGGTCTTTGTTGGTGGCCGCGACCAGGCGGAAATCCACTGGTATCTCGACCGTCGAGCCCAGCCGCGTCACCGCGCTTTGCTCCAGCACGCGCAGCAGCTTGACCTGCTGATACAGCGGCAGATCGCCGATTTCGTCCAGGAACAGCGTGCCGCCGTTGGCCTGTTCGAAGTAGCCCTTGTGCGCGCCGACCGCGCCGGTGAAGGCGCCCTTGGCGTGGCCAAAGAAATGCGCTTCAAACAGTCCTTCCGGAATGGCGCCGCAGTTGACAGCCACGAAGGGGCCATCGGACCAGGCGGCGCGGTCGTGCAGCAGCCGCGCAATGCGTTCCTTGCCCACGCCGGTTTCACCGTGAATCAACGCGTTGCTGCGGCAATCGGCAAACAGCTCGGCTTCGGCCAGCAGCGCCCGCATGGGCTCGGAAACGGCAATCAGCGGCTGTTCGCGCTTGGGCGCGGATCGGTTGAACTGGTCCAGCGTGCCCAACAGCTCATACAGCAGCTTGCGCAAATCCGCCGAGGTGAAGGACAGCGGCAGCGTATAGGAATATTCAGGCGGGTAATAACGCGGATCGCGTCCGCGCGCCTCGGCCGACACCCAGATCACCGGCATGGCTTGGGCCGACAACCAGTCGTAGCCGCTGAAGCGGTTGTCGCCCATGACCGACACCGATACCAGGGCCACCGCCGGGCGCGTCGGGTCGCGTGGCGGCGGGAAGGCCGTGCCGGCGTCCGCGCGCACCAGCGTCACGTCCATGCCGGCCAGACAGCGTTCCGCGCGGCCGGCAATGTCCGAGGTGCCTTCCCAGACGTACACATCGAACTCATCGCGGGTAAATTTCTGTGTCATCGCAGACACCATGCCGGCAAGGAAGGGGCGAAGTTCAAAAGCATCCTCATCAGTACACCAAGCGGGGTTGGCCGCAATCGACGGACAGCAGCGATACGTCGGTCTGGCCGACGCTGACGCCCAGCATGTCCAGCAACTGTTGCAGCAGCGCCGACAGGGGCGACAGCACCGGCTGCAACAGATTCACTACGATGGACAACACCCCGCCCACCTGCGAACTGCCGTCCAGCGCCAGCGCCGCCACCGAATTGATGCGGCACTGCCGGATCGCGCTGGGCGTGATCGCCAGCGTGCAGACCAGGTCATTCACGGGCGCCACCAGCAGCGACGTCAGGATATTGCCCACCAGTTGCAGCGTGCCGCCCAATACGCCCGTCAAGCCGCCCGTGGACAGCCGGTTGCCCAACTGATCCAACGCGGCCGAGGACCACTGCATGTCATTGAATACCTGCGTGATGGACTTGCCGGCATTGCTGCCGCCGCCGCCAACCAGGTTGGTGGCAAGCGCCGCGCGCTCCGCCGCGGTCAGCGGCGTTCCGGAACTGAAAAGGTCGCCCAGGATGCCGCCCACCACGGCATCCGCCAGGTTCGAGGCCAAGCCGCCCAGATCGATGGACGTGGCGTTCACCGTCTGCTTGGACGGCGCGCCCGGTGGTTCCGTCAGCGTGACCGACACCGGCGCCGCGGAATTGAAAACCGGCAAGGTGACCTTGGCGGTCAGGGGCAGAATGCCCAGCACGTTCAACACCTGATGGCGCTGGATGGCGCCAAACGAACCGGGTTCGCAGCTATTGGTCAGCGACACGAAATTCGCGGCGTTCTGATCCGTGTTTGACGTCATGCCCGGAAAGCGTCCCAGGCAGATGTTGGCCGCCGACGCGGTCACCGCGATGGTGGCCTGGTGCTCCGTCAAGGGCGCCTGGCACAGGTTGGTCAGCGTGCCGGTGGATTGCGCCACATCGATGATGATGGGCAGGTCGACCCGCGTGCCCAACGTATTCGCCAGCAAGGGCCCCACCAGCGGAATGTTGCTGGTGTTCACGCGCAGGTAGACGCGTATGCCCGCGCTGGTGGCCTGGGCGCCAATACCGCCGATGGCCAGCGTGGGCGGTTCCACCACGCGCACCCGGGCATCCACGCCCAGCAGCGGCACGCTCAAGCCCAGGTTGATCAGGTTCTCCCCGTTGGCCACGACCAATGCGGTTTCCAACAGGTTCAGCGCGTTCACGTTCGCCGCCAGCGCGCCCGTGGCGTCTCCCCCCACCACCGACAGACCCAGCACACCGCCATCGCCAAACAGCTTCACGGGCAGGTTCAGCGGCATCACCGCCAGCACCGTGTTGATGGCGTCGCTGATCAGGCCGATGTCGGCCGCCGCCGTGCCGCTTTGGTTGACGACCGTCAGCGTGGCTTGCAGCAACTGGCCCAGGGTCAGATTGTCGAGCGCCGCCAATTCCGCTGGCGTGCCCACGCCGGTAGCCACCGACAGCGGCAAGCCCAGCGCCTGCAGCAGGCCTGACGGCGTGATATTGACGCTGGCCAGGCCCGCCGCGTCCAGCACGTCCAACTGCGCGGGCGAGGCGCCCACGGTCGACAGCAATTGCGACAGCAGCCCGCCGCGTTCCAGGCGCAGCAAGCGCGAACCCACCGTGAATGCCGCCACGGGTTGCGTATTGGTGGCGACGGCGCTGACCGATACGGTCGTGCTCAGCCCCAGGGTGCCGAACAGGCTGGCGAGTTGCTTGCGAATGGTCAGGCGCACGGCGTTGAGCGTCTCCGCGCCGGCAGGGTCGAACACATGCATGCCGCTCGCGTCGGCGCGGGTGGAGTCCCACCGCTTGCACTCCACCGTGATGTCGTCAGCGGCGAAGGTGTCAAAAATGTTGGGCAGGTTCGCCAAGGCGGACGTCTTGCCGGCGGCAGCGGCCCGGGTGCAATCCGCTGGCGACCCCATGCCCAGCACCTGTACCGCCGACAGTGCCGCCAGGTCCGCGGCCTTTTGCACTTCGCGTTTCATGTAGTAGCCGTAGCCCAACTGCGCCACGCCCAGCATCGCCACGCCCACCAGCACCGCGAACACGACGGCCACGGCCATGCTGCCGCGCTGGCGGAGCAAGGACACACCACGATGAGGTCTGGCGGGCATGGGTGGGCAATCCTGGATTGCAATGCAATGAAGGCGGATCGGGGTTCAGTTGGTGCTTTTGGTCTCTACGCGCTTTTGCAGATACTCCGGAATCGGGTGCGAAAAACTTTCCAGATAGCGGTTCCAGGCGGCGGTCGAGACCGGCCCCAGCACGGGCAACATGGCGCCGGCGCGGCGGCCGTCCGCCTGCGCGGCCAACAAGCCTCGCGTGACGTCACCGAACGCTTCCTCGGCCGGCGCGGCGGCCTGGGTACTGGTTGATGCGGGCTGCGCGACTTGCGTAGACGTGGCGGCGGTCGCTGCCGGCTGCGGCATTGGCGTCTGCACCTGCTGCACAACGGGCCGCGAGGGCAGTGGCGCCCGCGGCAAGGCCTGAGCTGGCGCCGCAGCGGTCGCGCCGCCAGTCATGCCGCCAGTCAGCGGCGCGTTCGACTGCGCCTGGCTGGCCAACGGCGCCAGGGCCGTCAGCGCAGCGGCCAAGGCGGCGGCCAATGCGATGGATGCGGAATAACGGGAGTCAGACATGGATCTCTTCCTGAATACGGGTTAGCGCACGATGGGCCCATTGCCCAGGCCTTCCATCAACGGACTCATCACTGGCATCACGATGCCGCCGCCACTGGACACGCGGGTTGCCGACGCATCAGCCGCCACGGGCACCGGCATCGGCGCACGCTGGGTGCGGATGTCAGACGCCATGCGCAGCACCTGGTTGCGCGCCTCGTCGCTGAGCCTGGCCTGATCCATCAGCCGTTGCGCCCGCACCGGCTCGCCTTCCACCAGCAGCAGCACGGCCAGATTGGCCAGCACCTTGCCGTTGTCGGGCGCCAGTTCGGCCGCCTGCCCCAAGGGCACGCGCGCACCGGCCGGGTCCCCCGCGCGCAGCCGCGCATAACCCAGGTCGCCCAGAATGCGCGGATCCATCGGCGACAGCTTGGCCGCGCGCGCGAAGTCATCGGCGGCCTGCTCGAACTGGCCGCGAGAGCCGGCGATCAAGCCCAGGCCATGCCAGCCGTCGGCCGCCTGATCGGTGCCCAGCAGCGCGCGATACGCCTGTTCGCTCATCGCCGTCTGGCCGGTCTGGCGCAAGGCTTCCGCACGCAACACCGCCACCCGCGCGTCGTTGCCGAACTTCTGCCGATAGGCGTCGATATACGCCAGGGACGCAAAATACCGCTCTTGGCGCTGCGCCTCGGCAATCAGCGACAACATCATCTCGGGCTCTTTGGGGCGCCCCTTGGCATCGGCCTCTTCTTCCTTCTGCCGCGCCAGCGCCTGTTCCTGCTGTTGCTGCTGGATCAACTGCCAGGCCGACTCCGCGCTATTGGTCTTGCATCCGGCAAGGCCCGCGCCGGCAGCCACCGTCGTCGCCATCAGCGTCCACCGCAACACACGCGCCTTGCTCTTGATTCCGTCAGCCATTACATCCCCCCCATGCGCGACATGCCGCGCAATACCGCGATGAACCCCGCCCCGCCCGTCACGATCAACAGCGCGGGCAGCAAGGTCACGATCATGACCCCCGTCATCTTCACGGTGGTCTTGCCGACCTTTTCCTTCAGTTCCAACCTGCGCTTGTCGCGCAAGCGCTCACCAAAGCGGTTCAAGGGCTCTTGCACGGCGCCGCCATGCTGATCCACTTGCGCAATCAGCCGGCAGATGGCCGACAGGTCGTCGTTGTCGAAGCCCGAGGCCAGCCGCGCCAGCGATTGCTCGCGGCTGCGGCCACGCACATGCAGTTCAGACGCCAGCCGCAGTTCGTGCGACAGCACCGGCAGCACCTGCGCGAATTCCTTTATCAGCACCTGCATGCTTTGGTCGATGGACAGGCCCACTCCTTGCAGCAAGCGCAGCAGGTCGATCAGCAGCGGCAATTCGTCGCCGGCCATGCGCTTGCGGCGCGCCAGACGCCGGCTGACCACCCATTTGGGCAGCATGTAGCCGATAGCGAAGCCGAAGAACGCGGCGATCAAGCCGCCCATCGGAGAGTCGATCAACTGCTTCTGCTGGTTGAGCAGCACCGCCGCGATGGGCAGCAAGATGGCCAGGCCGAAGCGCGCCACCACAAAGCGCGACCGCGCGGTGCCAGAGTTGGCATAGCCCGCCATGTCGACCATCTTGCGGTCCTCGGCGGCCAGCAGCGTGTCGGCAAGACGGCCTTCGCTCAAGCGCTTGCCGAACGCATCGGCAGCACGGGTGGCCGATGAAAACCGCCCTTCTCCCGTGTCGGCGGGCATCGTGCCCGCCGCCGCGCCAGGGTTCTGGCGCGTCGCCAGCGCCTGATCGATCACCTGGCGGCTGCGGCTCTGCCCGCGCAGGCGCCGCACCATGCCGATGCCCAGCACCAGCAGCGCCGCGGCCACCAGCAACAAGCCTGCCGCCAGCACGGTTGAGGCCTTCCAGGATTGCAGCATCTCCATCGTCGCCATCCCTTAAATTGACTTGGCCATGCGATACAGCCAATAGCAGCCGCCAATCTGCAACACCACGGCGGTGAGCAGCATCTTGAAGCCCAGCGGGTCTTCCCACAGCCCCATGAAAAGCTTGTTGTTGGCCACGATGATGAAGCCGGCGATGCCCACTGGCAGCAAGGCCAGGATCCAGGCGGACAAGCGCACCTCGGCGGAACTGGCCGTCAATTCGTTGCGGGCCTGGGCCACGTCGCGCATGAACGCGGCCATGCGTTCCAGCACCTGGTCGCTACGGCCGCCGAAGCGCATGGCCAGCGACACCACCGCGGCCACCATGTACAGCTCTTTCAAGCCGTACATGCGCGACACCTGCACCAGCGCCGCGTCCAGTTCCTTGGCCGACCGGCTCAGGCTGGCCGCCGTTTCCACCACTTCCAGCAAGGGCTGGTCGGTGGAGGCCGCCGCCGTCTGGAATGCCGCGCCCATGCTGTTGCCGATGGTGATCAGGCGCACGATGTTGTCCAGGAAGGCGGGCAGTTGGGAGATCATCCGACGCCTGCGTTTGTCGGCGCGCAGCCAGAGCAGAAAGTACGTCAGCACGGCCAGCATGATGAAAGAGACCACGCCGGACAGGGGGCCCAAAAACACCCAGGCCAGCACCGTGCCCGCCGCCACGGGAATGGCGATCCGCAGATAGAAGCCCACGCTTTGACGCACGCCCGCCAGCAGCAGCAGGCGGTCCCAACTGGAAAAGCCGCTGCGCAGCGCGCGCCCGCCTTCGGCGAACGGTGCAGCTTCGACCGCTTCACGACCCCGCTTGAGCTGGTTGTCCAGGAACGCCGAGCTGGCGGCGCGCCGCGCGCCGCTATTGGCGTGGCGCCACAGCAGCACCGCGCCAGAAGCCAGCACCAATGCCAACGCAGCCAGGATCAAAGCGTCTTGCATCAGCGCCTCCGGCTCCAGAATCCACCGCCGCCCCCGTCGTTGTCTCCCGGGGGAGCGTCATGGGTGCGTGCGTCGTTGCGCAGTTTCGCCAGCTTGGGCGTGTGCGGGTGTATGCCCAGCCAGTTCCAACGGTCTTTTTCCTCGCCCTCGGGCGTGGTGAAGGTTTCGTGGCGGTACAGTTCCTGCGTCGAAATGACGTTATCGCCCATGCCGGTGACTTCGGTTACCGACAGCACGCGCCGCTTGCCGTTGGACAGGCGGCCGATCTGCACAATGAAGTCCAGCGCGCTGGCGATCTGCCGGCGCAAGCTGTCTTCGCTACCTTGAAAGCCCGCGAAGCCCGCCAGCATTTCGATGCGGTACAGGCATTCGCGCGCGGAGTTGGCGTGGATGGTGGCCATGGAGCCTTCGTGGCCGGTGTTCATGGCCTGCAGCATGTCCATGACTTCGGCGCCGCGCACTTCGCCCACCACCACCCGATCGGGCCGCATCCGCAGGCTGTTGCGGATCAGTTCGCGGATGCTGACCGCGCCGCTGCCATCAAACCCGCCCTGACGCGATTCCAGCCGCACCACGTGCGGATGGTTCAACGACAGTTCGGCGGTGTCTTCCACCGTCACCACGCGCTCCGTTTCCGGAATGAAAAACGCCAGCGCGTTCAAGAGCGAGGTCTTGCCCGAGCTGGTGCCGCCCGACACCAGCACGTTGCAGCGGTTCTTCACCGCTTCGTGCAGCAGCCGATAGATGTCTTCGTCGAAGGTGCCCAGCGTCAGCAGGTCGGCGGGCTTGAGCGGATCTTGGCGAAACTTGCGGATGGACACCATCGGGCCGTCCACGGCCAGCGGTTCAATCACCACATTCAAGCGGCCGCCGTCGGGCAGGCGCGCGTCCACCATGGGGCTGGACTCGTCCAGCCGCCGGCCGATGGGCGCCAGGATGCGGCGCACGATGCGCAGCACATGCTGGTTGTCGGTGAAGCGCAGGGTCTCGCGCGCCAGCACCCCGCGCCGCGACACGAAGACGTTGTCGTAGCCGTTGATCAGAATATCTTCAACGGCCGGGTCGGCCAGCAGGTCTTCCAGCGGCCCTAGGCCCGCCAATTCCTTGGTGAGCGCCTCGGCAATCTGGCGCATCTCGCCTTCGTTGATCGGCACGCGGCGCAAGCGCACGAAGCTGGCGACTTCGATGTCGACGAATTCCTGGATCGCCGAATGGGCCCAACGGCCGAACTCGGCGCCCAGTTCCTCGATACGGGACAGCAGGTGTTCGTATGCCGCCGTCTTGACTTCCTGAAAGCGGTTCGACGAAGCAAAGCCCTTGTCGCCGTCACCGCCGAATTCTATGGTTGCTGTCATGATCATGTCGGATTCCGCCGCCGCCCCGTGAATCTTGCCGTTAACCGACGATCATGCGGCGGTGCACGCCCGGTAGCCAGGTGGCCAACCAGCTTGCCCGCCCGCCGGGAGAGTTCTCTTCCGCGCAGAGTTTTTCCGCCAGGGTCTGCACCGCGCGCACATACACGTCGCGTTCGGCTTCTTCGTGCAGCAGGTGGCCCTGGTTCGTGCAGACCATCAACGCCAGCGTGCGGTCGGGCAAGGTGCCCACCAGTTCCAACTGAAAGCGGTCGGCGATCTGCTGCGCGGTCATGCCATAGCGTTCGTCGTAACGGTTGACGATCAGGCCCAGGCTGCGGCGGTCCACATGCAGTTGCTCAAGCTCTTGCAGCAGGCCGGCCAGCGACACCAGCGCCCCGACGCTTTGGTCGGTCACTATCCAGTTCTGTTGAGACGAACGCGCCAGCCCCGCCACGAACTCCGGGTTCGTGAAGCCGCCCGCATCCGCAACGACCACGCCGAAGTGCTGGCGCATGCGCTCAAACACCAACAGGGAGTCGGACTGCGACACGTCGCGCATCTGGGCAAGGTCGCGCGGCAACGCCAGCACGCTCAGGCCGTTGGCGGTGTGCGCCATCGCCGAACCCAGCAAGGTGGAGTCCAGGCGGCGCAGGTTGCGCGCGGCTTCGGCAAAATCAAAGTCACTGCCGATATTCAGGTAGAGCTGGCAATCGCCCACGGGCCAGCCCAGGTCCATCAAGGCCACGCGGCTGGCCAGCGGCAGCATGGCGCCGCTTTGCTCGGCCGGCTTGGCGGGCTTGGCGCCGTTGGCCGCGCTGCGCGCGGCATGCATCTGCTTCAAGCGGTCTTGCACCATGCCGGCCAGATGCACGGCCAGCGTGCTGGTGCCCACGCCGGGACGCGCGCCCAACAGCAGCACGCTGCGCCGCGACCCATCCATGCGGCCGCCGCCCGACGGCACATCCAACAGACGCAACACCACGTCTTTCACTTCCTCGGGGGCAACGGTGGGGTCGACAAAATCGCTGACGCCGGCCCGCAACGCGGCGATGGCGCCTTCGGGCTGGCTCAGCAAACCCACCGCCACGCGCGGCACGGTGGGCGCAATGCGCGCCAACACGCGCGCCAGCTCCGCCGACTTGAACAACTTGCCCGGTTCGTCTTCGCTTAGCGTGAAGTCCAGAAACACCACCTGCGGTGCAATCTCGGCCAAGCGCCGCGCCAGCTCTTCGATGCCCGGGGTTTCCTGGGTCAACATGCCCATATCCCCCAGCGCCTGTCCAAGCTGCGCGGCTACACCATCACCTTTGGAGCAAAACAGGAACCGCTTGCCGTTTTGCAGGCCAACCCACTCGCTGGCATGTGTCTTCATATTACTCACCGTGAAAAGCCCGGCATTTGCTGCCCGCTTGCCGGGCCCATCAGGTAATAGCCCCAGGCATTGAAAGTTGAATCCGCCGCCTCTTGCCGCCCGCCCGGCAGCGGCAGCGTCACGCCGCGCGCAATCGGGCGCACCAGGCGCGGGGTTACGATGATCACCAGTTCGGTGTCTTCTTGCGAGTAGTCGACGCTGCGGAAGAACGCACCGATGATCGGCAGGTCGCCCAGCATCGGCACTTTGTTGACCATGGCCTTGGTCTGCCGCGACACCAGCCCGCTGATCACGAAGCTTTCGCCGTCGCCCAGTTCAACGGTGGTGTCCGCGCGGCGTGTGCGCAGTGCCGGAATGATCGTGCTGCTGTCCGAACTGGTGTTGATGGCGATGCCGTTGCTGTAGTCCAGTTCACTGGCCTCGGGCGCGACCTTCAACGAAATGCGATCGCGCGACAGCACGGTGGGCGTCACGGTCAGGCCGATACCAAATGGCTTGAAGGTGACCGTGGTGGTGCCCAGGCCGCCCGCTTCCGGAATTGGCAATTCGCCGCCCGCCAGGAAGCTGGCGCTTTGGCCCGTCAGCGCCACCAGCGTGGGCTCGGCCAGCACGCGCGCCATGCCGTTGCTTTGCAACAGGCGCAGGCGCGCCGCAAAATTGTTCGAGTCGTAGAACAGCGAAAATCCAGAGGCGATGGCGCCGCCGGGTGTAAAGCCCAGAGGGGAACCCAGACCGGCCGGCGACTGGGCGCTGGTGCCTGCCCACGGGCCATTGCTGGCGGCGAAGTTGATGCCGGCCTGCTTCATCACCGACCGCGATACTTCCACCACCTTGACCTCGACCTGGACCACGCCCCCCGTGCCGGCAGTGGACACGTCCACCACGTTCTTGTCGCCCACGGCCGCGGCCGCGGCTTTCGCGGCGGCGATCTGTGCCAGGGGCGTTTCGGCGTAGCCGGAAACCACCGCCCGGTCACCGGCGATGTCGACGTTGACGCCGCCGTCGATGCCCCGGCTGGCCAGCGCGGCCTGCACCGACGAGGCCACGCGCACATTCCAGATCTGCGGCGCGGCGTTGTTGCCGGTCCATATCTGAAGCTGCGTGGTGCCTGCCTTCTTGCCGTACAGCAGCAGCGAGCCCGCGCGCTTGCCCGAGGCCGGCAGGATTTTCACGTCGGCCACCTCGGGGTCCCCGATGGCGATGCGGCGCGGCGTGGCGCCGTCAAGCATGAGCGATTGCTGGCCCTTGACGGCCACCGCGATATCACGGACAGGCGCATTCGCGCCTGTCGCGGGCGCGCCGGTTTGCGCCAGGCCGACGACACCGTATGTCATCGCCGCCGCGGCCGACAGGACGCAAGTCATGGTGGTGCGCTGATATCTCTTCATTGTGCCGGATCTAGTTATTTTGAAAGGTCCAGCCGCGGGCGGCACCTGGCCACGCGCAGCGATGGTCAATAGCGAACGCGCTCGGATTTATCTCCCCGCAGGATTTCGATGGTTCTGCCGCCGCCTTTGCCGCCTGTCGCCGCCACGCGGTTGACGGGGGCTTGGGCCGCGGGCGTGGTGCCTTCAAGCTGCAGCAGGCTGTCGCCCGCGTACGCACGATTGGGACCGTCCTGCAAGGCCTCGCGCTGCGCCGGGGTCAGGTCGGCGCGGGTCGCCAACACCGTGCCGCGCTTGGCGAACAGCGTCTCGTCGGGCACCGCGTCGTCGCCCACCGGGCGCAAAGCCAATTGCAGGCGGCCGGCGCGGCTGGCCAGGATCAGCTCGTTGATGTGTTCGACGGGCACCGCCAGCACCGCGGTGCGCGCCGGCTGGCTGGGGCCTTGTTGCAGCACCGACTTTTCTTCCGGGCCATCCACCGAGGCCTTGCCGTAGGCCAGCACGCGCAATTGCGCCTGAAGCAGCCGGGCCTGGCCTCCCGAAATTTCCTGGTTCTTTTCCACCATGAAGAACACGTCCACCATGTCGCCGGGCGCGATGCGGTTGCCGCCACCGATTACTTCGTCAACCGCGATCGCCACGGCGCGCTCGCCGGGCTTGAGCTGCCTGGCCAGGCCTTGCGCCAAAAGGCTGGGCACGATGGGGTCACCCGGCGCAACGTCCACGCGCGTCACCGAGCCTTCCAAGGGCGCCAGGGTGTCGAAGCTGTTGGACAACGCCACCTGCCATTGCGCCAACGTCAGCATTTTTTCGGCGTCTATGCGGGTGCCGGCGGGAATGGCCTCTTTGGCCACCACCACGGGATAAAACTTGACGGGCGGCGCGACCGGCGCGGGCGCCGTGGCCACCGGAACCGGGCTGGCTGGCGGTGCGCTGGGTTGGGACGCCAGGCGCCAAGCCAGGAAGGCCAGCACCAGACCCGCCACCAACAACACGCCCGCGATGATCTTGCTAAGACTGCTCATGGTGTCCCTTGCGATATCTGTACGATGGCTTTCGACGACAACCTGCTTGGAACCCAGTCCTTGTTGGTGCCGGGCAACAGGACGATGAACGACTGCAAGGTGGCCAGCAAGGGCCAGGATTGCGTGTTGTAGGTCATGGCGACGGTGGCGCAGTTGGCGACTTGGCCACCGGATCCGGTCCATGTGCACGGGGCACTGGTGGTCGCGCAGGCCACGGCCGAACCCGAGGAAAAGACGCTCATGGCAGCGGTGCAGGCATCGCCCTGCACGTTCGGGCTGCCCGTGATCTGGGCGTGTACGGCGGCGCGCGCGCCTTCGCCGGCGGCGGCCGCCAGTTGTTGCTGCATCCAGAACAGCACACCGTAGCCGACCACCGCGCAGATGAAGATCAGCAGCATGGTCAAGGTCAACGACAGCTCAAGCGCGGCAATGCCGCGTTGACGGATCAATGGCGCGCAAAAGCGTCGTGGATGGCGAGGAGCACGGCGGGCGGGCTTGGGCAGGCTCATGTCAGCCCCCTACGCCCAGAGTGTTGCCCAGGTGGACCGTGGCGCGCGCGCTCAACACGCTGGAAGCCGGCATCATGGCCAACTGCAACAGCGGGAACGACGGAATCAAGGGGTTCGCGCCATAGGCGTAGGACACCGTCACTTCAATCTGGTCGGGCGCCAGGGGCTGGCCGCTGCAGGTGCCGCCAGCGCTGCTGCTCAAGGCGC
It contains:
- a CDS encoding DUF3613 domain-containing protein, whose amino-acid sequence is MSDSRYSASIALAAALAAALTALAPLASQAQSNAPLTGGMTGGATAAAPAQALPRAPLPSRPVVQQVQTPMPQPAATAATSTQVAQPASTSTQAAAPAEEAFGDVTRGLLAAQADGRRAGAMLPVLGPVSTAAWNRYLESFSHPIPEYLQKRVETKSTN
- a CDS encoding sigma 54-interacting transcriptional regulator, producing MTQKFTRDEFDVYVWEGTSDIAGRAERCLAGMDVTLVRADAGTAFPPPRDPTRPAVALVSVSVMGDNRFSGYDWLSAQAMPVIWVSAEARGRDPRYYPPEYSYTLPLSFTSADLRKLLYELLGTLDQFNRSAPKREQPLIAVSEPMRALLAEAELFADCRSNALIHGETGVGKERIARLLHDRAAWSDGPFVAVNCGAIPEGLFEAHFFGHAKGAFTGAVGAHKGYFEQANGGTLFLDEIGDLPLYQQVKLLRVLEQSAVTRLGSTVEIPVDFRLVAATNKDLRVLVGQDEFRADLYYRLAVIELRIPNLEQRGGEEKIAIFRALLERMGGEGEPPDWLLDRVARTRYAGNVRELSNVAERVAIMRRQFQAWDQARIERIFDQIAEPLRAAGALGGPSTLCEPPVFTDAERAERARILAALDVNGWRRQDTANTLGISRKVLWEKMRKLHLGGGQGETAEGVVEAS
- a CDS encoding TadG family pilus assembly protein — its product is MPARPHRGVSLLRQRGSMAVAVVFAVLVGVAMLGVAQLGYGYYMKREVQKAADLAALSAVQVLGMGSPADCTRAAAAGKTSALANLPNIFDTFAADDITVECKRWDSTRADASGMHVFDPAGAETLNAVRLTIRKQLASLFGTLGLSTTVSVSAVATNTQPVAAFTVGSRLLRLERGGLLSQLLSTVGASPAQLDVLDAAGLASVNITPSGLLQALGLPLSVATGVGTPAELAALDNLTLGQLLQATLTVVNQSGTAAADIGLISDAINTVLAVMPLNLPVKLFGDGGVLGLSVVGGDATGALAANVNALNLLETALVVANGENLINLGLSVPLLGVDARVRVVEPPTLAIGGIGAQATSAGIRVYLRVNTSNIPLVGPLLANTLGTRVDLPIIIDVAQSTGTLTNLCQAPLTEHQATIAVTASAANICLGRFPGMTSNTDQNAANFVSLTNSCEPGSFGAIQRHQVLNVLGILPLTAKVTLPVFNSAAPVSVTLTEPPGAPSKQTVNATSIDLGGLASNLADAVVGGILGDLFSSGTPLTAAERAALATNLVGGGGSNAGKSITQVFNDMQWSSAALDQLGNRLSTGGLTGVLGGTLQLVGNILTSLLVAPVNDLVCTLAITPSAIRQCRINSVAALALDGSSQVGGVLSIVVNLLQPVLSPLSALLQQLLDMLGVSVGQTDVSLLSVDCGQPRLVY
- a CDS encoding DUF2968 domain-containing protein, producing the protein MNVQFIRAATRMALLGTALSGLAACASAQPEAPRPTVKQVEDPQAAAKPVTPPAAPAAPARPASTVAELQDLIQSRQVSELRTAYNGTYGASLLFKPEDLTYYVALFQQKDFWRVLKTVSEKQAESTYRAFAAQSAELAEVDIKRIKLQAEYAHAEKLLASRSAQLSTLQADRALRMQQEQQVAARQEQSRQETTALADQQKDVRQQLRDLQRQIDSLQAQQAKIDAGPGAKRGK
- a CDS encoding tetratricopeptide repeat protein, whose product is MADGIKSKARVLRWTLMATTVAAGAGLAGCKTNSAESAWQLIQQQQQEQALARQKEEEADAKGRPKEPEMMLSLIAEAQRQERYFASLAYIDAYRQKFGNDARVAVLRAEALRQTGQTAMSEQAYRALLGTDQAADGWHGLGLIAGSRGQFEQAADDFARAAKLSPMDPRILGDLGYARLRAGDPAGARVPLGQAAELAPDNGKVLANLAVLLLVEGEPVRAQRLMDQARLSDEARNQVLRMASDIRTQRAPMPVPVAADASATRVSSGGGIVMPVMSPLMEGLGNGPIVR